One Anaerohalosphaeraceae bacterium DNA segment encodes these proteins:
- a CDS encoding GntR family transcriptional regulator, protein MQITIVSNSERPVYQQIIDQIKQEIASGRLLPGEQLPTIRQLAVQLVINPNTIAKAYKYLEQEGLINTRPGGGSFVSEIFSRLSDSAKKEIVCNFLKQAVVEAVLLKVAPELLKEWFEETLKSYNIDTQRR, encoded by the coding sequence TTGCAGATCACAATTGTTTCCAATTCTGAACGGCCGGTTTATCAGCAGATAATCGACCAAATCAAGCAGGAGATTGCTTCCGGACGTCTTCTTCCGGGTGAACAGCTGCCGACAATCCGCCAGCTGGCTGTGCAGCTTGTTATCAATCCGAACACGATTGCGAAGGCCTATAAATATCTGGAGCAGGAAGGGCTCATAAATACCAGACCGGGCGGGGGTTCTTTTGTGTCCGAAATCTTCTCTCGGCTGAGCGACTCGGCCAAGAAGGAAATTGTCTGCAATTTTCTGAAACAAGCGGTAGTCGAGGCCGTCCTTCTTAAGGTGGCTCCAGAACTTTTGAAGGAGTGGTTTGAAGAAACCTTAAAAAGCTACAATATCGATACACAAAGGAGATGA
- a CDS encoding FumA C-terminus/TtdB family hydratase beta subunit, producing the protein MSPLSETRIQTPLKDEQISRLRAGDWVRLNGVVYAARDQAHRRLCALLEAGQPLPFDLKGAVIYYVGPTPAAPGRVIGSAGPTTSARMDAFAPALFQAGLKGTIGKGYRSKEVQQALRQYRAVHFSAMGGFGALLSRHITASRVVAYEELGPEAVRELVLEDFPAVVAYDCFGNSVYPRGCEE; encoded by the coding sequence ATGAGTCCTTTATCAGAAACAAGAATCCAGACCCCTCTCAAAGACGAGCAAATCAGCCGGCTTCGGGCCGGAGACTGGGTGCGTCTGAACGGGGTTGTCTATGCGGCCCGCGACCAGGCGCATCGGCGTCTGTGTGCCCTTTTGGAAGCCGGACAGCCGCTTCCGTTTGACCTGAAAGGGGCGGTGATCTACTATGTGGGACCGACGCCGGCGGCGCCGGGGCGTGTAATCGGCTCGGCCGGTCCGACCACATCGGCCCGAATGGATGCCTTTGCGCCGGCTCTCTTTCAGGCCGGGTTGAAGGGGACGATTGGGAAGGGATACCGTTCCAAAGAGGTTCAGCAGGCCCTCCGGCAGTATCGGGCGGTTCATTTTTCGGCGATGGGCGGCTTTGGGGCGCTCCTGTCCAGGCATATTACCGCCAGCCGGGTTGTTGCCTATGAGGAACTGGGGCCGGAGGCGGTTCGGGAGCTGGTGCTGGAGGATTTTCCGGCCGTAGTGGCGTATGATTGTTTTGGAAACAGTGTTTATCCGCGAGGATGTGAAGAATGA
- the sixA gene encoding phosphohistidine phosphatase SixA has translation MNLYLIQHAQAFPKEQYADRPLTEEGYWQAQQTAEFVKRLGISVGAVWHSGKTRALQTAKLFHAAVKGPCPLDKHEGLSPEDDPEPIAEEIEKAQTDLMIVGHLPFLSRLAGLLLCGSADAEPVLFEKAGVVCLRRNDDGLWQLNWLVKPDIL, from the coding sequence ATGAATCTGTACCTGATTCAGCACGCCCAGGCCTTCCCGAAAGAGCAGTATGCAGACCGCCCCCTCACAGAGGAAGGATACTGGCAGGCCCAGCAGACCGCAGAGTTTGTAAAACGGCTGGGCATCTCCGTCGGAGCCGTCTGGCACAGCGGAAAGACCCGGGCCCTCCAGACGGCGAAACTCTTTCACGCCGCTGTAAAGGGACCCTGCCCCCTGGACAAGCACGAAGGGCTTTCTCCCGAGGATGACCCGGAGCCGATTGCCGAGGAAATTGAAAAAGCCCAGACAGACCTGATGATTGTCGGACACCTGCCGTTTTTGTCGCGACTGGCCGGTTTGCTGCTCTGCGGCAGTGCAGACGCCGAACCTGTGCTCTTCGAAAAGGCCGGTGTGGTCTGTCTGCGGCGAAATGACGACGGCCTCTGGCAGCTAAACTGGCTCGTCAAACCGGATATTTTATAA
- a CDS encoding bifunctional precorrin-2 dehydrogenase/sirohydrochlorin ferrochelatase — MAKYPIFLEMAGRRAVVIGGGPVALRKVQGLAEAGARVTVVAEHILPEIEEALVQLNAEIILSRYHKDFLVSAALVIAATNNPDLNRRIYEDCQELEILCNVVDQPELCDFFVPAVVKRGDLQIAIGTEGHCPAYAGHLRQKLEEIFTDTHGHFVDELAKVRSRIIETIPDSDQRKALLGRLASDESFHYFAEHGPEGWRRHCDEMIRQCSA; from the coding sequence ATGGCCAAATACCCGATTTTTCTGGAAATGGCCGGCCGGCGGGCTGTGGTTATCGGCGGCGGCCCTGTAGCCCTTCGAAAAGTTCAGGGGCTCGCAGAGGCGGGAGCTCGTGTTACCGTGGTTGCCGAACATATCCTGCCGGAAATCGAGGAAGCCCTCGTCCAGCTGAACGCGGAAATCATCCTCAGCCGGTATCACAAGGATTTTCTTGTCTCCGCCGCCCTGGTGATTGCCGCCACCAACAATCCCGACCTGAACCGCCGCATCTATGAAGACTGCCAGGAACTGGAAATCCTCTGTAATGTGGTGGATCAGCCGGAGCTGTGCGACTTCTTTGTGCCGGCCGTGGTCAAACGCGGCGACCTGCAGATTGCCATCGGAACCGAAGGACACTGTCCGGCCTACGCCGGTCATCTCCGGCAGAAATTAGAGGAAATTTTTACGGATACACACGGTCATTTTGTGGACGAACTGGCCAAAGTCCGCTCCCGCATCATCGAAACCATTCCCGACAGCGACCAGCGGAAAGCCCTGCTGGGCAGACTGGCCAGCGACGAATCGTTTCACTATTTCGCAGAACACGGACCGGAAGGATGGCGCCGCCACTGCGACGAAATGATCCGTCAGTGCTCCGCCTAA
- the ychF gene encoding redox-regulated ATPase YchF: MKAAVIGMLQSGKSTLVSAVSGKPPVPPGAPEIHEVMVPVPDERLDWLTELYKPAKTVHATIDCLDLPGLNFTDEHGRAAARKLFGQLRTVDLFVAVLRAFENDSVPAYRNRIDPRKDLEELKTEMLLADLELVTNRIERLEKQMHKPTKTQARDKEELVLQRKLQQILESEKPLRQAALNAQELELIKPLGFLTLRPMMIVVNVGEKQLGQTMDLGAAADGAEVICLSAEIESELAQLDAESRAEFMKDLGITKPASAQFVQSCYRTLGLISFLTVGKDEVRAWPIRAGTIAHEAAGKVHSDIQRGFIRAETMSYEDLRRLGDEKAVKAAGRMRLEGKTYVVQDGDIICFRFNV, from the coding sequence ATGAAAGCAGCAGTCATCGGGATGCTTCAGTCGGGCAAGAGCACATTGGTTTCCGCCGTCAGCGGCAAACCGCCCGTTCCGCCGGGGGCCCCGGAGATTCACGAGGTGATGGTGCCGGTGCCGGATGAGCGGCTGGACTGGCTGACGGAGTTATACAAACCCGCCAAGACGGTGCATGCGACGATAGACTGTCTGGACCTTCCGGGGCTGAATTTTACGGATGAGCACGGACGGGCCGCCGCCCGCAAACTGTTTGGACAGCTGCGGACGGTGGATTTGTTTGTGGCCGTTCTTCGTGCGTTTGAGAATGATTCTGTGCCGGCGTATCGGAACCGAATTGACCCGCGCAAGGATTTGGAGGAGCTGAAGACCGAGATGCTGCTGGCTGATTTGGAGCTGGTGACCAACCGGATTGAGCGTCTGGAAAAGCAGATGCACAAGCCCACCAAGACCCAGGCCCGGGATAAGGAGGAGCTGGTCCTTCAGCGCAAACTCCAGCAGATTCTCGAATCGGAAAAGCCGCTCCGCCAGGCGGCTCTGAATGCCCAGGAGCTGGAGCTGATTAAGCCGCTGGGGTTTTTGACCCTGCGTCCGATGATGATTGTAGTCAACGTCGGCGAAAAGCAGCTGGGGCAAACGATGGATTTGGGAGCGGCGGCGGACGGGGCGGAGGTGATTTGCCTGTCGGCGGAGATTGAAAGTGAACTGGCGCAGCTGGATGCGGAAAGCCGGGCGGAGTTTATGAAGGATTTGGGGATTACCAAGCCTGCCTCGGCGCAGTTTGTGCAAAGCTGTTATCGAACGCTGGGGCTGATCAGCTTTCTGACGGTCGGCAAGGACGAGGTGCGTGCCTGGCCGATTCGGGCGGGGACGATTGCTCACGAGGCGGCCGGCAAGGTCCACAGCGATATTCAGCGGGGCTTTATCCGGGCCGAGACGATGTCATATGAGGATTTGCGCCGGCTCGGGGATGAGAAAGCCGTCAAAGCCGCCGGACGGATGCGTCTCGAAGGCAAAACCTACGTCGTTCAGGACGGCGACATCATCTGCTTCCGGTTTAATGTCTGA
- the hemA gene encoding glutamyl-tRNA reductase, whose protein sequence is MKLVCCGVSFRDAPYEAREKLAFSEEQQRHLLRGLLRCSGVYEGLILCTCNRTEIYLSMDSSADSRCLLEPLIAEMQPEALEPWRSYSKEYDGTKAVEHLFAVAAGLDSQMLGEHQIISQLKAAYALANEEQTTRYLFHRLIHRAFRASKEVRSRTILQSGTISLGAAAVELAWKEMSLPGATVLLLGAGENAELVGRLLVKVGIGRLWIVSRRLESARQLAAALRFGQPAELSSLGELLRQADLAVCTTASPTPLITVADYSYLLAQRSRPIVILDLAMPRDVDPALGGIAQVRLFNLDDLNRQTEASRSIQVEQIQQAERIVAEHAQRFAAWLDSLQTADLVSELSSRYRQLAQKEARRYQRYFSKSEHAQLQRFAESLARKILHGPISYLKQCGSQEPSGDFLGVLDVVRKMLLEDPPKKRQKE, encoded by the coding sequence ATGAAGCTTGTTTGCTGCGGTGTCAGTTTTCGGGATGCGCCCTACGAAGCGAGGGAAAAGCTGGCTTTTTCGGAAGAACAGCAGCGGCATCTGCTGCGCGGCCTCCTGCGGTGCTCCGGCGTGTATGAAGGGCTGATTCTCTGTACCTGCAACCGCACGGAGATTTATCTTTCGATGGATTCGTCGGCAGACAGCCGGTGTTTGCTGGAGCCGCTGATTGCCGAAATGCAGCCGGAGGCCCTGGAGCCGTGGCGTTCTTATTCAAAAGAATATGACGGCACAAAGGCGGTGGAACATCTTTTCGCCGTGGCCGCCGGACTGGATTCTCAAATGCTCGGCGAGCATCAGATTATCAGCCAGCTGAAGGCGGCGTATGCGCTGGCCAATGAAGAACAGACCACGCGCTACCTTTTTCATCGGCTGATTCACCGGGCGTTTCGCGCGTCCAAAGAAGTGCGGAGCCGGACGATTCTCCAGTCCGGGACTATTTCGCTGGGGGCGGCGGCGGTGGAACTGGCCTGGAAGGAAATGTCCCTGCCGGGGGCTACGGTGCTTCTGCTGGGGGCCGGCGAGAATGCGGAGCTGGTGGGCCGTCTTTTGGTGAAGGTCGGAATCGGCCGTTTGTGGATTGTCAGCCGGCGTCTGGAATCCGCCCGTCAGCTGGCCGCTGCCCTCCGGTTCGGACAGCCGGCGGAGTTGTCTTCGTTAGGGGAATTGCTCAGGCAGGCGGATTTGGCTGTCTGTACGACGGCTTCGCCGACCCCGCTGATTACGGTCGCTGACTATTCCTATCTGCTTGCCCAGCGGAGCCGGCCGATTGTCATTCTCGATTTGGCGATGCCCCGGGATGTGGACCCGGCGCTGGGAGGGATTGCGCAGGTTCGTTTGTTCAATCTGGATGATTTAAACCGACAAACCGAAGCGAGCCGTTCGATTCAGGTCGAACAGATTCAGCAGGCCGAGCGGATTGTCGCCGAACATGCACAGCGGTTTGCAGCCTGGCTGGATTCGCTTCAGACAGCCGATCTTGTCAGCGAATTATCCTCCCGCTACAGGCAGCTGGCTCAAAAGGAAGCCCGTCGCTATCAGCGGTATTTCAGCAAATCAGAACACGCACAGCTTCAGCGGTTTGCCGAATCGCTGGCCCGCAAGATTCTGCACGGCCCGATTTCGTATCTCAAGCAGTGCGGCAGCCAAGAGCCCTCCGGGGATTTTCTGGGCGTGCTGGATGTGGTGCGGAAGATGCTGCTGGAAGACCCACCGAAAAAGAGACAAAAGGAATGA
- a CDS encoding MipA/OmpV family protein yields MRKNFFLIVLVLSAVSAAEKNFSESESVGKLWAGGGFLTLQKPYKGVEAECYALPLLIYQGPKLTLFGPVATYSLFGEENRWAFQGLARIRMEGYNNNDSRYLDGMSDRDPTVELGFRYLHDLNFAVLALDFSHDILDKHSGWESRLTLRKTFRDILDIQSLNLTPSIGVNWRNKQLNDYYYGVRSSESAPGRDAYNVGGSLGWLTGLQMNYKLSEKWSLFGLANLEWLDNEITDSPIVEKDYTLSVLAGLLFEF; encoded by the coding sequence ATGCGGAAAAATTTCTTTCTTATCGTCCTTGTGCTGTCAGCAGTCTCCGCTGCAGAAAAAAACTTCAGCGAATCGGAATCCGTCGGCAAACTCTGGGCAGGCGGCGGGTTTTTGACTCTCCAAAAACCCTATAAAGGCGTCGAGGCGGAATGCTATGCTCTCCCGCTTCTCATTTATCAGGGCCCCAAATTAACATTGTTCGGCCCTGTGGCGACATATTCCCTTTTCGGCGAGGAAAACCGTTGGGCCTTTCAGGGGCTGGCACGTATCCGAATGGAAGGATATAACAACAATGACAGCCGATATTTAGACGGCATGTCAGACCGAGACCCCACTGTTGAACTCGGGTTTCGGTACCTTCACGATTTAAATTTTGCCGTGCTGGCACTGGATTTCAGCCACGACATTTTAGACAAACACAGCGGCTGGGAAAGCCGACTGACTTTGAGAAAGACCTTTCGAGACATACTGGATATTCAATCGCTTAATCTCACTCCATCTATCGGCGTAAACTGGAGAAACAAACAGTTAAATGACTACTACTATGGTGTGCGGTCCTCTGAATCTGCACCCGGCCGAGATGCCTATAATGTCGGCGGCTCTCTCGGCTGGCTGACCGGATTGCAGATGAATTATAAACTCTCCGAGAAATGGTCCCTGTTCGGCCTGGCAAACCTCGAATGGCTGGACAATGAAATCACCGACAGCCCCATTGTAGAAAAAGATTATACCCTCTCCGTGCTCGCCGGTCTGCTTTTTGAATTTTAA
- a CDS encoding NAD(P)H-dependent oxidoreductase has translation MSRILYIQASPRKERSKSIQVADAFVESYLKSHPSDTVEKLNLFETELPSFDGLAVQAKYTILHGQKHTAQERQVWDKVEKVIEHFKNADKYVFAVPMWNFGIPWRMKQYIDILVQPGYTFRFGENGYEGLVRGKPAMVIYARGGSYPPDSPFDLQTKYVELFLRFIGFEQIGSILVEPTLAEPAESEKAIQRALEQARKAAKTF, from the coding sequence ATGAGCAGAATTCTTTACATTCAGGCATCACCGAGGAAGGAACGTTCGAAATCCATCCAGGTTGCGGATGCGTTTGTCGAATCGTACCTAAAGTCCCATCCCTCGGATACTGTGGAAAAATTGAATCTTTTTGAAACCGAACTTCCGTCATTTGACGGATTGGCGGTCCAGGCCAAATATACCATTCTGCACGGCCAAAAGCACACGGCACAGGAGCGTCAGGTTTGGGATAAAGTGGAGAAGGTTATCGAGCATTTTAAGAATGCAGACAAGTATGTTTTTGCTGTACCGATGTGGAATTTCGGGATTCCCTGGAGGATGAAGCAATATATCGATATTCTGGTGCAGCCGGGGTATACCTTCCGGTTTGGGGAGAATGGCTATGAAGGACTGGTTCGGGGAAAGCCGGCCATGGTAATTTATGCCCGCGGAGGCAGTTATCCGCCGGACAGTCCCTTTGATTTGCAGACCAAATACGTGGAGCTGTTCCTCCGGTTTATCGGTTTTGAACAGATTGGGTCAATTCTGGTTGAACCGACACTGGCAGAGCCGGCTGAATCGGAAAAAGCGATTCAGCGTGCCCTCGAGCAGGCCCGTAAAGCGGCGAAAACCTTTTAG
- a CDS encoding ABC transporter ATP-binding protein, translated as MDTFIVQTEGLVKYYDGRAVLKGVTLKIPQGCIYGLLGRNGAGKTTLIRILLGLESPTRGRAFLFGQDSQMLSRKTKTRIGYTAEGHPLIGTYTAGRLAALCRGLAGRWNQSLFEELAGLFNLPMNRKVKDLSAGMRAQLDLTLAMAAEPELLILDDPTLGLDTVVRRQFLELAIDVIQRQGRTILFSSHILSDVERIADRIGILVNGWLAADCTLEGLKNGIRKFRVIFSDQAPERLYLTELIRQHKEGRELVFTAANWNPLKMKMVQSLQPQEIVEIPMNLEEIFLECTRTEPVYQMV; from the coding sequence ATGGACACCTTTATTGTGCAGACGGAGGGGTTGGTGAAGTATTATGACGGCCGGGCAGTTCTGAAGGGAGTGACTTTGAAAATTCCTCAGGGATGTATTTACGGTCTTTTGGGGCGAAACGGTGCCGGCAAAACTACGCTGATACGGATTTTACTCGGTTTGGAAAGCCCGACCCGCGGAAGGGCCTTTCTTTTCGGGCAGGATTCGCAGATGCTTTCCAGAAAGACCAAAACACGAATCGGGTATACGGCAGAAGGACATCCTTTAATCGGGACATACACGGCGGGCCGTCTGGCTGCCCTGTGCAGGGGGTTAGCCGGACGCTGGAATCAGAGTCTTTTTGAGGAGTTGGCGGGTTTATTCAATCTGCCGATGAATCGGAAGGTCAAAGACCTTTCCGCCGGAATGAGGGCTCAGCTGGATTTGACGTTGGCCATGGCGGCAGAACCGGAGCTGCTGATTCTGGACGACCCGACCCTCGGGCTGGATACGGTTGTCCGGAGGCAGTTTCTTGAATTGGCGATTGATGTTATTCAGCGTCAGGGGCGGACGATTCTGTTCAGTTCGCATATTCTCAGCGATGTGGAACGCATTGCGGATCGGATCGGGATATTGGTGAACGGATGGCTGGCGGCGGACTGCACCCTCGAGGGGCTGAAAAACGGAATCCGAAAATTTCGTGTGATTTTTTCTGACCAGGCGCCCGAGCGGCTTTATCTGACGGAATTAATCCGCCAGCACAAAGAGGGACGAGAGCTGGTCTTCACGGCCGCCAACTGGAATCCGCTGAAAATGAAAATGGTTCAGTCGCTGCAGCCGCAGGAGATTGTGGAAATTCCGATGAATCTGGAAGAAATCTTTCTGGAATGCACAAGAACGGAGCCGGTCTATCAGATGGTTTAG